The following coding sequences are from one Achromobacter sp. B7 window:
- a CDS encoding ClpX C4-type zinc finger protein: protein MDENKKKNPRRKKQPAALHCSFCDKSQNEVHKLIARENAPGASALAICNECVDLCTEIINDQGLVEAENSPKALYEYIVRQNQIIDDARDRANKALDLLNVSMPPGSQSQH, encoded by the coding sequence ATGGACGAAAACAAGAAAAAAAACCCACGGCGTAAAAAGCAGCCGGCCGCGCTGCATTGCTCGTTTTGCGATAAGTCTCAGAACGAAGTGCACAAACTGATCGCACGGGAGAACGCCCCTGGCGCGAGTGCGCTTGCAATCTGCAATGAGTGCGTAGATTTGTGTACCGAAATCATCAACGACCAAGGCTTGGTCGAGGCGGAAAACAGCCCCAAAGCTCTGTACGAGTACATCGTTCGGCAGAATCAAATCATCGACGACGCACGAGATAGGGCAAATAAGGCCCTGGATTTGCTGAATGTCTCGATGCCGCCCGGGTCCCAATCTCAGCACTAA